In Rhodococcus pseudokoreensis, the DNA window TCCGTCCGACCTGACCGCCGACTACGTCGAGGTCAAGCAAGGCATGGGCAACACCGACAACCAGAGCGTCGGCCCCAGCTTCGAGACCGGATCGAGCGCCGGAACCTCCGGCGGCACCGGCAATGTCGGCGTCAACGGCAGCACCGCCAAGCTGCCGTTCGGGCTCAACCCGGCCACGACACCCGTCATGGGCAGCTACCAGGAAGGCGTGCAGGAACCGGCGACGCTGTCGTCCAGCTGGTACGCCCTCCCCGAGCGCAGCGACGACACCCCGCTGATCGTCATGTCCGCGGCGGGCCGCATCTGGTCGGTCGACCCGACCGGCGCCCTCACGTACGGGCAGTCGCTGCTGCTGGAATACGGCAAGCGTCAGCCCGACGGCACCGTCCAGGCCCAGGGCACCTACCTGCCCAAGGACATCGGGCCCGCGCCGTCGTGGCGCAACCTGCGCGTGCCGATCAGCGAACTGTCCCCCGACGCCGACTCCGTGCGAATCGTCGCCAACGACCCCAACCTCACAGGCGACCAGTGGCTGGCGTTCACCCCGCCGCGGGTTCCGAAGCTCGAGACCCTCAACTCGACGATCGGCAGCTCGCAGCCCGTGCTGCTGGACTGGGCCGTCGGACTGCAGTTCCCGTGCCAGCGCCCGTTCGACCACCAGTACGGTGTCGCGGAGATGCCGAACTACCGCATCCTCCCCGACCGCCCGCTGGCCGTCAGCTCCACCGACACCTGGCAGTCCGCGGAGAACGGTGGCCCGCTCGGCTTCACCGAACTGCTCGCCAGCGCCACCGCCATCCCCACGTACATGCGGGACGACTGGGGACGCGACTGGGGCTCCCTGGAGCGCTTCGACCGGTACTACCCGGACGCCACCGCGGCCACCGTCGACACCGAGACCGCCACCCGGTCCGGGCTGTGGAAGCCGGGCACCCTGCGGGTGTACCCCACCCCGTAGCGGGCCCGGGGGCGGAGTTGTCCACAACCTTCCGTCCATCCACAGGCCAATTTTCGACCTGGGCTTTTCGGCGGCGGGCCGCTGCGCCCGGGGCAGGCTCGGACCCATGCGAAGTGAAAACTGGGCCGACGACCTCCCCGGGACAGCCGCTGCCGGTCGCGACGGAGTGGTCCGCGTTGCTGCCCTGGAGCGGCTGGGCGTCGCGAGGGGCACCATCGCCGCACGCTGCCGCGACGGTGGTCCCTGGCAGCGGATCCTCCCCGGCGTCGTCCTCCTGCACGACGGGCCACCGACGACGCTGCAGCGCAACCTGGCGGCGCTCGAATACGGCGGCCCGGACGCGCTCCTGTCGGGGCACGCCGCGCTGGCCGCGTTCGGCTACCCGGCGTCGTCGCCGCGGAACGACGTGCTGCTGCTCATCCCGTCCACCCGGCATCGCCGGGACTGGTCGTACGTGAAGGTCGAGCGGACGCGGCACCTGCCCGCACCCGTCCACCGCGGGCTTCTGCGCCTCGCTCCGCCGCCGCGCTCACTCATGGACGCCGGACGTCGCACGCTCACGGCCGAGGCCTGTCACGCGCTCCTGGCGGAGGGAATCCGGCGCGGCGACGTGACGGTAGACGAACTGGTCCGCGAACTCGCACACGGCAGCGACCGCGGAAACCACCTGCCCCGGGCTGTCCTGCGTGAACTGACCGAAGACGCGCATTCCGTCGCCCGGGTCCACGCGCAGAATCTGTATGCGACGAGCGGGCTTCCGCCGATGCGGCACGACGTCGACGTGCTGTCCGCGGCCGGGCTGTGGGTCGCCCGACCCGACGGCTGGCTGGACGACGTCGCCGTCGCCTGGGAGATCGACTCGCCGAAGTACCACTTCTCGCCCGAACTGCACGAGGCGACGCGGACGCGGCGGGCCCGGATGCAGCGTGAGGGAATCGTCGTCGTGACGCACCCGCCGGAGCAGATCCGGACCGACCCGTCGACCGTTCTCGCCGATCTGCGCACCGCGTACACGCTGGCCGCGTCGCGTCCCCGGCCGCCGGTGTCCGGGCACACCGACACGCACCTGCGGTCGGCCTGACCGCCGACTGCAGGTGCGGACACGAACTACAGCGGCATCGAACTACAGCGGCATCAGGTCGTGCTTGCGCGGATTGCGCTGCACCGTCTTGTCGCGCAGCATCGTCAGCGCCTTGCGGATCTCGAGCCGGGTGGTGGCGGGCTCGATGACGGCGTCGATGTATCCGCGCTCCGCAGCGATGTACGGCGTCGCAATGTTCTCGTTGTAGAAGTTGATCAACTGCCGGCGGACGGCGGGCGCGTTCTCGCCCGCGGCCTCGATCTGCCTGCGACCGATGAGGTCGACAGCGCCCTCGGCGCCCATCACCGCGATGCGGGCGGTCGGCCACGCGAAGTTGATGTCGGCGCCCAACTGCTTCGAGCCCATGACGGCGTAGGCGCCGCCGTAGGCCTTGCGGATCACGACAGTCACCTTCGGCACCGTCGCCGTCACGAACGCGAAGATGAACCGGCCACCGCGCTTGATGACACCGATCCGCTCCTGCTCGAGCCCCGGAAGGAATCCCGGAGTGTCGACCGCGAACACCAGCGGGATGTCGAAGGCATCACAGATGCGGATGAAATGCGCGGCCTTGTCCGATGCCTGCGCGTCCAGCGCACCCGCCGCCACCAGCGGCTGGTTCGCGATCACGCCGACCGTACGGCCGTCGACGCGGGCGAAGCCGGTGATGATGTTCAGCGCCACCTGCCCGCCGATCTCGTGGAACTCGCCGTCGTCGAAGATCCGCAACAGGATGTCGTGCATGTCGTAGCCGGCGTTGTCGGCGTCCGGGATGAACGTGTCCAAGTCGCGGTCGGAGTCCGTGATCTCCGGCTCGAGACCCGGATTGACGACCGGCGGCTTCTCCATGCAACTCGACGGCAGGAAGCTGAGGTACTTGCGCACCCACTCGAACGCGGCCTTCTCGTCGGGCGCCACGTGATGCAGGTTGCCGTACTGGGCCTGGTTCCGGGCACCACCGAGTTCGTCGAGGCTGACGTCCTCGCCGGTGATCTTCCGAACCACCTCGGGCCCGGTGACGAACATGTACGACTCCTCGGTGGCCACCAGCACGTCGGTGTTGATCGGCGCGTACACCGCACCGCCCGCGCACTTGCCGAGAATCATCGAGATCTGCGGGCACATGCCCGACAGCGGTTCCTGCCGACGGCCCAGCTCCGCGTACCAGGCGAGCGACGTCACCGCGTCCTGCACGCGGGCTCCACCGGAGTCGTTGATGCCGACACACGGGCAGCCGATCTTCGCGGCGAACTCCATGATCGCGGCGACCTTGCGGCCGAACATCTCGCCGACCGAACCACCGAACACGGTCTGATCGTGCGAGAACACCGCAACCGGACGTCCCTCGACGGTCCCGTGGCCGGTGACGACGCCGTCGCTGTACAGCGCGTTCGGGTCACCGGGCTGGCGCATCAGACCGCCGACCTCGATGAAACTTCCCGGGTCGAGCAGCATGTCGATGCGTTCGCGCGCGCTCGGAATGCCCTTCTTCGCGCGTTTGGCAATAGCCTGCTCGCCCGCGGGTTCCTTCGCCGTTTCCAGCTTTTCGCGCAGTTCGGCAAGCTTTTCTGCGGTCGTGGTGGTCACTGATGCGCTCCGGTTCCGGCGGCCTGGATCGCCGCCAGCTTCTTGGTGAGGTCGGCACCGACCTTCGCGATGTACGGCTCGTCGACGATCTGGATGTGATCGCCGCCCACGTGAATGATCTCCAGGTTCTTCACCGCGTCGCCCCAGCCGCCGTCCGGCTTCCGGGTCTTGAACGCGGGCTCCAGGTTCATCACGTCGTCGTGGTAGCGGTCGGCCATGTACAGGACGACGTCGCCGTCGTACTGCTCGAGTTCGGCGGTCTGGATGGCCCGGTTGTCGAGCCACGACGTGCGCTGGTGCTCGATGATTCCGCCCGGAATCTTGGTGCCACTCAGCTTGAGCAGTTCCGTCAGGATCTTGATCTGCTCTTCGTCGCTCTCCGCCGCCGCGAGCTTGTCGTACGGCAGCGGGTAGTCCACGTTGTACGTCTTCTTCGCGAACGCCGCGTACCGCTGCCAGCGCTTACGGATCTCGTCGGGAGTGTCCTCGACCTTCTCCCCGGCCATGACCGTGTCGATCAGGCCGACGATCCGGACGTCCGCGCCCGACTCGCGCAGCAGCTTCGCCACCGCGTACGCCAGCACACCGCCCAGCGACCAGCCGTACAGCACGTACGGTCCGTCGCCCTGGATCTCGCGGATGAGCGGCAGGTACTCCGCCGCCCGCACGTCGATCGGACCCTCGGTGCGCTCGAACCCGTACATCGGCGTGCCCTCGGGCAGACGCTTCAGCAGCGGCTCGTACGCGACCGTCGACCCACCGGCCGGGTGGAACACGAACACGGGGACGGCGTCGGATCCCTCCGGGCGAGCCCGCAGCGCGCGGACGAGCCCGTCGATCTTGCCGGAATCCTCGAGGAAGCCGCGCACCACATTGGCCAGTTCCTCGATGGTGGTGGAATCGAGGACGTCGTCGAACGTGATCTCACCGTTCGCGCGCTCCGACAACCGGGCCGCCAGCTTCTCCGCCGTGTCGTCGTTCAGGATCGGCAGCGTGTTGAAGATGCCCTTGGCGGACTCGCCGGTGACGACGGCCCACGTGGCGAACGTCAGACGCTCGGCGGCGTCACGCGGCGGCACGTCGGTGCCGGTCGCCTCGGCGAACGCTTCCTTGCTTTCCACGGCGGCTTCCTCGGGCGCAGCCTGCGGGACATCGGGAGCAGCCTCCGGCTGCGGCACCGGGGTGGCCGCGATGATCGCCTCGGCCTCCGCCTCCACGGACGTGTCCTCGGCGTCGAGCGGAGCCGCGGCCTCCGAAGCTTCTGCAGCCTCCGCGGCCTCCGCCTCACGGTCGGCCTCCGCGGCCTCCTCCGCTTCCTTCTCGGCCTTCTGCTTGTCCGCGAGCGCCTGCACCTCTTCGCGGTTCTCGACCGCGTAGCGCAGGTACTTGCCGACCTCCATCAGGTTCGCGTCGCGGACCGCCTGCAGCTGCAGCTGCGGGATGTCGAACTCGTACTCGACGCGGTTCTTGATGCGGACGGCCATCAGCGAATCGAGGCCCAGCTCGATCAGCGGGATCTCGGCGGGCAGGTCCTCGGGGGCGTAACCCATGGACTCGGCGACGATCAGCGCGAGACGGTCTTCGAGCGTCTGCGATCCGTTCGGGTCCCACTTCTCGCCGATGTCCTCGACGACCTCGGGCAGCTCCTCCACCGGCGACGCCGCCTGCACCGGCGCCGCGACTACGGGCTCGGGAAGTGCGTCCCCGGACGTGACGGCGGCGTCGAACAGCAGCGTAAAACTCGCACCGCTCTTCGCGTGCACCTGCAGCGACGCGCCACCCGGATGCGGGTTGAGCGTGGTGGTGAGCGTTCCCTCGGCGGGCGCGTGCGCGTGCAGGACGGACGCGGCGAGCGTCACGTCCGACAGCACCTGCGACGCGGCGGCGGTGACCAGTGTGGGCAGGTCGGTGACCGCGCCGGCCTGGACCTCCCACACGTGGCGGCCGTCGGGCAGCGACACGTGCGCACCCGGGACCCGGGTGTTGCCACTCGAGTCGATCCGGGTCTCCACCCAGTACGGCTTGCGGATCCACGCGGTGCGCGGAACGGCCGCGAAATCGCCCTCGGGGAGCAGCGAGGACAGGTCGACGGCGTGCCCGTGGACGTACAGCTGGGCGAGCGCGGCGAGGACACCGAGCGGCTCGTCCTCCTTGCGCTTGAGCGTCTGGATGAGCTGCATGTCGTGCAGGCCGGCGTCGAACGCGGTGGCGGCCACGGACATCAGGGCCACCGGGTTGGGTGCCAGCTCCACGAACGTCGTGTGCCCGCTGCCGACGGCGAGGCGGACGGCGTTGGTGAAGTACACGCTGTGGCGCAAACCCTTGGTCCAGTACTCCTCGCGGTGGATCGGCTCGTGGCCTGCGCGGTAGTAGGTGTCCTGGTCGACGGACGAGTACACGCCCAGCTTCAGCTTGGTCGGCTCGATGCCCGCCAGTTCCGCGGCCAGTTCGCCCAGTAGCGGGTCGACCTGCGAGGTGTGGCTGGCGCCCTTCGTCTTGAGAACGCGGGCCATCTTCTCCTCGCCCTCGGCCCGCGCGACGATGGCGTTGACCTCGGGCTCGGGGCCGCCGATGACGGTGTGCGTCGGGGCCGCGTACACGCAGACCTCGAGGTGCGGGAAATCGGTGAGCACGGTCTCGATCTCGGAGGCGCTGTACTCGACGAGCGCCATCAGGCGGATGTCGTCGCCCTCGAGCGTGGCCTCGGCCTCACCCATGAGGCGGGACCGGGCGCAGATCACCCGGACCGCGTCCTCGAGCGGCAGGCCACCCGAGATGTACGCGGCGGCAGCCTCGCCCATGGAGTGGCCGACGACGGCCTCGGGCTCGGCGCCGTGGTGACGCAGCAGCGCCGCCAGACCGATCTGGATGGTGAAGATGCCGACCTGCGAGGTCTCGACGTCGTAGTCGATCGCGTCGTCGAGGAACTTCTCCTTCATGGAGTAGCCGGCCTCGTCCTCGATCAGCGCGTCGACCTCGTCGATGGCCGCGGCGAACACCGGGTTCTCCAGGTACAGCTGCTTGGCCATCTTGCGGTGCTGCGAACCGAAGCCCGACAGAACCCAGACGGCGCCCTTCGACGACGGCGAATCCGCGGTGAACACACCCTGCCCGGGCTTGCCTGCGGCGACGGCGCGCAGACCGGTGACGGCCTCGGACGTGGTCTTCGCCAGGACGACGGCACGCGAGCGACCGTGGTTGCGGCGCGCGAGAGCGCGGGCGACGTCGGCGAGCGGGGTGGTGCTGCCCTCTTCCGTTTCCAGCCAGTCGGCCAGATCCGCGGCGGCCCGGCGGCGACGCGACGGCAGCGCACCGGACACCGCGAGGACGACCGTCGGCTCGGTCTCGGCCACCGTCACCTCGGCGGGGGCGACCGTGTCGGCGGGCTCGGCGGTGTCGTCGACGGCAGGCCCGGTGTATTCGCGCACCACGACGTGGGCGTTGGTGCCACCGAACCCGAATCCGGACACACCGGCGACGGCCGTACCCGTGTAGCGCGGCCACGCCGCACCCTCGGGAATGACCTGCAGGTGCGCCTTGTCGAACGCGATGTACGGGTTGGGTCCGGCGAAGTTCAGCGTCGGGGGAAGCGTGTCTTCCCGCATCGACAGCACGACCTTGATCAGACCCGCGGCGCCCGCGGCGGCCTCGAGGTGACCGAAGTTGGTCTTGGCCGAGCCGAGCAGCGCGGGCTTGTCGTCGGCGCGTCCACGACCGACGACGCGTCCGAGCGCGTCCGCCTCGATGGGATCGCCGAGGATGGTGCCGGTGCCGTGCGCCTCGATGTAGTCGACGCCGGCCGGGTTGATGCCCGCGTCCCGGTAGGCGTGCCGCAGGACGTCGGCCTGCGCGTCCGGGTTCGGGGCGGCGAGACCGTTGGACCGGCCGTCCTGGTTGACGGCGCTACCCGCGATGACGGCGAAGATCTCGTCGCCGTCGCGCTCGGCGTCCTCGAGACGCTTGAGGACGACGAGACCGCCGCCCTCCGCGCGAATCATGCCGTCGGCGTCGGCGGAGAACGCCTTGATGCGGCCGTTGGGGGCCATCACACCCAGCTGGTCGAAGCCCAGCGTGGCGGGCGGCGCCACGAGCATGTTGACGCCGCCGGCGAGCGCGAGATCCGACTCACCGGACCGCAGCGAGCGCACCGCCTGGTGCACCGCGACGAGCGAGGACGAGCAGGCCGTGTCGAGGGCGATGGACGGTCCGCGGAAGTCGTAGAAGTACGAGACCCGGTTGGCGACGATGGACGTCGACGTGCCGGTCAGCGCGTACGGGTGCGCGTGGACGGGGTCGCTGACGGCGAGCAACTGGTAGTCGTTGGCCGAGCTGCCGATGAACACACCGACCTGCTCACCCTTGAGGTCGCTGGCCGGGATGCGGGCGTGCTCGAGGGCCTCCCACGTCAGTTCCATCGCGAGACGCTGCTGCGGGTCGACGTTCGCGACCTCCAGCGGGGACATCGCGAAGAACTCCGCGTCGAACGTCTTCACGTCGTCCAGGTAACCGCCCTGCGTGTTGGCCTTCTCGACGGCGGCCTTGATCTGCGGGTCGGAGGTGAACTCCTCCCAGCGGCCCGCGGGCAGGTCGGAGACGCCGTCGCGGCCCTCCGCGAGCATCTGCCACATCTCGGCGGGAGTCTTGCCCGCGCCGGGGAAGCGTGAGGCCAGGCCCACGATCGCGATGTCGTGCGCGTCCGACGTCGGCGCCGACGCGTAGTACGCGGCGTCGGCCGAGTCGTCGGGCTGCTCGGGTTCGCCCTCGATGATGCGGGTGGCCAGCGACGCGATGGTGGGGTGCTGGTAGGCGACCGTCGCGGTGAGCGTGACTCCGACCAGTTCCTCGATCTCGCCGCTGAGTGCGACGGCGTCGCGGGACGACAGACCGAACTCCTCCATCGGGCGGTCGTCGGTGATCTGACCGACCGGTTGCCCGGTTGCGTCGGCAATCCAGTTGCGCAGCCAGTCACGCAGCTGCGCGACCGTCATGTCACCCGTGCTGGTCCGGTCATCATCTTTTTCAGCCATCAACTCACCAAGCTACCCGTCAGGAAGTGGACTATTCGGAAACGCTGTCGGGGAACGCCGTCTGCGTGTATCCGCCGCGCAGGGTCCCCTCGATGTAGCTCGCCTTGCACGCGCGGCGGGCGATCTTGCCGCTCGACGTGCGAGGAATCGAGCCCGCGGGCACCAGCAGGATGTCACGCGCCGTGACCCCGTGCCTGGTCGACAACGCGGCCCGCACCGTGTCGGCGACGGGCTGCGGGTCGGCCTTGCCGGCACCCGGTGCGCGCTCGGCGACGATCACCAGCTGCTCCGAGGAGTCGTCCGCGTCGTAGTTCAGACCCGAGTGCGAGTTCTCGAACACGACGGCGGGCAGCTGGTTGGCCGGGACGGCGAACGCGGCCACGAAGCCGGGGCGCAGCGCGGTGCTGGCCTCCTGCGCCGAGAACTCCAGGTCCTGCGGGTAGTGGTTGCGGCCGTCGACGATCACGAGGTCCTTGACGCGGCCCGTGATGAACAGCTCGCCGTCGATGTAGACGCCGTAGTCGCCGGTGCGCATCCAGTTGGCGTCCTCGGACGTACCCTCCGCGTGGCTGCCCTCGGCGAGCCGGTTGGTGAGCTTGTTGTGGAACGTCTCTGCGGTCTCGTCGGTGCGTCCCCAGTAGCCGATGCCGATGTTCTCGCCGTGCAGCCAGATCTCACCGACGCGGTCGTCGGGCTGCTCGATGCGCGACTCGGGGTCGACGATGGCCGCCCACTGGCTGCGCGCGACGTAACCGCAGGACACCTGCGGGATGGCGTTCTCGGCGTCCTGGTCCACCTTCACGACGCGACCGGCGTTGAGCTCGTCGCGATCGACGTAGATGACGCGGGCCTCGTCCGAGTGCCGGGTGGAGGACACGAACAGCGTGGCCTCGGCCATGCCGTACGAGGGCTTGATCGCCGTCTTCGGCAGGCCGTACGGCGCGAACGCCTCGTTGAACTTGCGCATCGACGACGTGGTGACCGGCTCGCTGCCGTTGATGAGGCCGATCACGTTGCTCAGGTCGAGGCTCTCGCCGCTCTTCGGCAGGCCGCGGGCGGCCGCGTGCTCGAACGCGAAGTTGGGTGCGGCCGCGAACGTGCCCGCACCGTCCGACACCGCGGCCAGTTCCTTGATCCACCGGTACGGCCGCTGCACGAACGCGCGCGGACTCATGATGGTGATGTACTTGCCGCCGAGGGCGGGCAGGATGACGGTCAGCAGCCCCATGTCGTGGAACAGCGGCAGCCAGGTGACGCCGCGCGAGTTCTCGTTGAGTTCGATGGAGTCGACCATCTGCAGCGCATTGGTGCCGACGGCGCGGTGCGTGATCTCCACACCGGCGGGCACCCGGGTCGAGCCGGACGTGTACTGCAGGTACGCGATGTCGTCGAGATCGATCTCGGGGCGCACCCAGGACTCGCCGACGCTGTCGGGGATGGCGTCGACGGCGATGATCCGGGGGCGCTCGGCGGCGGGGAGAGACCGGAAGAACTGTCGAACACCCGCGGCGGAGGAGGTGGCCGTGAGGATGGCGGCAGGCTTGCAGTCGCCGAGGACGGCGTGCAGACGGTCGGTGTGGCCGGGTTCGTCGGGGTCGAACAGCGGTACCGAAATCGCTCCGGCGTGGATGGCGGCGAAGAAGGAGATGACGTAGTCGAGACCCTGCGGCGCCAGGACCGCGACACGG includes these proteins:
- a CDS encoding acyl-CoA carboxylase subunit beta gives rise to the protein MTTTTAEKLAELREKLETAKEPAGEQAIAKRAKKGIPSARERIDMLLDPGSFIEVGGLMRQPGDPNALYSDGVVTGHGTVEGRPVAVFSHDQTVFGGSVGEMFGRKVAAIMEFAAKIGCPCVGINDSGGARVQDAVTSLAWYAELGRRQEPLSGMCPQISMILGKCAGGAVYAPINTDVLVATEESYMFVTGPEVVRKITGEDVSLDELGGARNQAQYGNLHHVAPDEKAAFEWVRKYLSFLPSSCMEKPPVVNPGLEPEITDSDRDLDTFIPDADNAGYDMHDILLRIFDDGEFHEIGGQVALNIITGFARVDGRTVGVIANQPLVAAGALDAQASDKAAHFIRICDAFDIPLVFAVDTPGFLPGLEQERIGVIKRGGRFIFAFVTATVPKVTVVIRKAYGGAYAVMGSKQLGADINFAWPTARIAVMGAEGAVDLIGRRQIEAAGENAPAVRRQLINFYNENIATPYIAAERGYIDAVIEPATTRLEIRKALTMLRDKTVQRNPRKHDLMPL
- the pks13 gene encoding polyketide synthase Pks13 (Pks13 is a key enzyme in mycolic acid biosynthesis.) — encoded protein: MTVAQLRDWLRNWIADATGQPVGQITDDRPMEEFGLSSRDAVALSGEIEELVGVTLTATVAYQHPTIASLATRIIEGEPEQPDDSADAAYYASAPTSDAHDIAIVGLASRFPGAGKTPAEMWQMLAEGRDGVSDLPAGRWEEFTSDPQIKAAVEKANTQGGYLDDVKTFDAEFFAMSPLEVANVDPQQRLAMELTWEALEHARIPASDLKGEQVGVFIGSSANDYQLLAVSDPVHAHPYALTGTSTSIVANRVSYFYDFRGPSIALDTACSSSLVAVHQAVRSLRSGESDLALAGGVNMLVAPPATLGFDQLGVMAPNGRIKAFSADADGMIRAEGGGLVVLKRLEDAERDGDEIFAVIAGSAVNQDGRSNGLAAPNPDAQADVLRHAYRDAGINPAGVDYIEAHGTGTILGDPIEADALGRVVGRGRADDKPALLGSAKTNFGHLEAAAGAAGLIKVVLSMREDTLPPTLNFAGPNPYIAFDKAHLQVIPEGAAWPRYTGTAVAGVSGFGFGGTNAHVVVREYTGPAVDDTAEPADTVAPAEVTVAETEPTVVLAVSGALPSRRRRAAADLADWLETEEGSTTPLADVARALARRNHGRSRAVVLAKTTSEAVTGLRAVAAGKPGQGVFTADSPSSKGAVWVLSGFGSQHRKMAKQLYLENPVFAAAIDEVDALIEDEAGYSMKEKFLDDAIDYDVETSQVGIFTIQIGLAALLRHHGAEPEAVVGHSMGEAAAAYISGGLPLEDAVRVICARSRLMGEAEATLEGDDIRLMALVEYSASEIETVLTDFPHLEVCVYAAPTHTVIGGPEPEVNAIVARAEGEEKMARVLKTKGASHTSQVDPLLGELAAELAGIEPTKLKLGVYSSVDQDTYYRAGHEPIHREEYWTKGLRHSVYFTNAVRLAVGSGHTTFVELAPNPVALMSVAATAFDAGLHDMQLIQTLKRKEDEPLGVLAALAQLYVHGHAVDLSSLLPEGDFAAVPRTAWIRKPYWVETRIDSSGNTRVPGAHVSLPDGRHVWEVQAGAVTDLPTLVTAAASQVLSDVTLAASVLHAHAPAEGTLTTTLNPHPGGASLQVHAKSGASFTLLFDAAVTSGDALPEPVVAAPVQAASPVEELPEVVEDIGEKWDPNGSQTLEDRLALIVAESMGYAPEDLPAEIPLIELGLDSLMAVRIKNRVEYEFDIPQLQLQAVRDANLMEVGKYLRYAVENREEVQALADKQKAEKEAEEAAEADREAEAAEAAEASEAAAPLDAEDTSVEAEAEAIIAATPVPQPEAAPDVPQAAPEEAAVESKEAFAEATGTDVPPRDAAERLTFATWAVVTGESAKGIFNTLPILNDDTAEKLAARLSERANGEITFDDVLDSTTIEELANVVRGFLEDSGKIDGLVRALRARPEGSDAVPVFVFHPAGGSTVAYEPLLKRLPEGTPMYGFERTEGPIDVRAAEYLPLIREIQGDGPYVLYGWSLGGVLAYAVAKLLRESGADVRIVGLIDTVMAGEKVEDTPDEIRKRWQRYAAFAKKTYNVDYPLPYDKLAAAESDEEQIKILTELLKLSGTKIPGGIIEHQRTSWLDNRAIQTAELEQYDGDVVLYMADRYHDDVMNLEPAFKTRKPDGGWGDAVKNLEIIHVGGDHIQIVDEPYIAKVGADLTKKLAAIQAAGTGAHQ
- the fadD32 gene encoding long-chain-fatty-acid--AMP ligase FadD32, with product MNAKFDDFIDEKGHIRLDSGSTLVDYVQRHTRENSDELAYRYIDYSRDRDGEAQELTWEQFGHRLRAVAARLQQVTKPGDRVAVLAPQGLDYVISFFAAIHAGAISVPLFDPDEPGHTDRLHAVLGDCKPAAILTATSSAAGVRQFFRSLPAAERPRIIAVDAIPDSVGESWVRPEIDLDDIAYLQYTSGSTRVPAGVEITHRAVGTNALQMVDSIELNENSRGVTWLPLFHDMGLLTVILPALGGKYITIMSPRAFVQRPYRWIKELAAVSDGAGTFAAAPNFAFEHAAARGLPKSGESLDLSNVIGLINGSEPVTTSSMRKFNEAFAPYGLPKTAIKPSYGMAEATLFVSSTRHSDEARVIYVDRDELNAGRVVKVDQDAENAIPQVSCGYVARSQWAAIVDPESRIEQPDDRVGEIWLHGENIGIGYWGRTDETAETFHNKLTNRLAEGSHAEGTSEDANWMRTGDYGVYIDGELFITGRVKDLVIVDGRNHYPQDLEFSAQEASTALRPGFVAAFAVPANQLPAVVFENSHSGLNYDADDSSEQLVIVAERAPGAGKADPQPVADTVRAALSTRHGVTARDILLVPAGSIPRTSSGKIARRACKASYIEGTLRGGYTQTAFPDSVSE